The stretch of DNA CTTGCGAACTTTCGCTGAAATTGGCGATTGGCTGCAAAAAATTCCCAGATTGATTTCCACACATTAATCACGGTTTCAGGCATTGGCCCCTTTGCTTCAAACACCAGATATGGCCCGGATAAAACCGTAACCGCATTAAGATTGTCATTATTTGTTTCCCTGGAAACTCCGGCGGTGACTGTATAAAAACCGTCTTCATTGGACTCATAATCGGAATAAACGCCAAATATACTGGTTGTGTTCGCCAATTCACTGGCAAAAAATTGCTGCCAAAGCGCGGGCAGTTTT from Legionella quinlivanii encodes:
- a CDS encoding GyrI-like domain-containing protein; translation: MMIEPVKKEIASFIVKGFSVRTKNQDEMNPKTAKLPALWQQFFASELANTTSIFGVYSDYESNEDGFYTVTAGVSRETNNDNLNAVTVLSGPYLVFEAKGPMPETVINVWKSIWEFFAANRQFQRKFASDFELYSGSEHIAVHIGVFS